In Paenibacillus algicola, a genomic segment contains:
- a CDS encoding ABC transporter ATP-binding protein: MLAIEAVGLSKQYGQRIGVTGLNMEVRQGEIFGFIGPNGAGKSTTIRMLMQLIHPTSGSLQVLGEAQDREKPELRKRIGYLPSEVMLYPQMTGKQALELTARAYGRRLKDTPAMNYAERLQWNPDLKMKSYSLGNRKKLGIILSLLHQPELLILDEPTSGLDPLIQRELFQLLSELNRQEGMTIFFSTHVLSEVEKLCERVAFIKEGQLLRVNRLEELSSGRTHRVSVQFDTPGDQRETLPLKELDAQIQFDGIYHTLEASGPKLSSLLAALSGLPVQDLEIRRPTLEELFMDDYRARNEEGEEA, from the coding sequence ATGCTCGCCATTGAAGCGGTAGGCCTCAGCAAGCAATATGGACAACGGATCGGGGTTACGGGACTGAATATGGAGGTGCGGCAAGGGGAAATCTTCGGGTTTATTGGCCCCAACGGAGCTGGAAAGTCTACAACCATCCGTATGCTCATGCAGCTGATTCATCCGACATCCGGATCCCTGCAGGTGCTGGGAGAGGCTCAGGATCGAGAAAAGCCGGAGCTGCGCAAGCGTATAGGCTATCTGCCGTCTGAAGTAATGCTCTATCCCCAAATGACGGGAAAGCAGGCGCTGGAGCTCACTGCCCGGGCTTACGGGCGGAGGCTCAAGGATACACCAGCCATGAATTACGCAGAACGGCTGCAGTGGAATCCGGATTTGAAAATGAAATCTTACTCATTGGGTAATCGGAAGAAGCTCGGTATCATCCTATCCCTGCTGCATCAGCCCGAGCTGCTTATTCTGGATGAGCCAACCTCTGGATTGGATCCGCTGATCCAGCGAGAGCTGTTTCAATTGCTGTCAGAGCTGAACCGTCAGGAGGGCATGACTATTTTTTTCTCGACGCATGTGTTATCTGAGGTGGAGAAGCTTTGTGAGCGGGTTGCTTTTATTAAGGAAGGACAGCTGCTGCGGGTCAATCGGCTTGAAGAGCTGTCTTCTGGTCGTACACACCGAGTCTCCGTGCAATTTGATACCCCGGGAGATCAGAGGGAGACCTTGCCGCTAAAGGAGCTGGATGCTCAAATACAGTTTGACGGCATATATCATACGCTGGAGGCATCAGGACCGAAGCTGTCTTCGCTGCTTGCCGCGTTGTCGGGATTGCCGGTGCAGGATCTGGAAATTCGCCGGCCGACGCTGGAGGAGCTGTTCATGGACGATTACAGGGCACGTAATGAAGAGGGGGAAGAAGCGTGA
- a CDS encoding site-specific integrase, whose product MSIYYCYPTGGPIKPKRITEGMDVLVRKAGVKKIRFHDLGHTHASFLLKIGINPKVAAERLGMTPAMFKERYSHLLPTMQDEAVDRIEAELNKFAGTSN is encoded by the coding sequence ATGAGCATCTATTATTGTTATCCGACTGGCGGGCCGATAAAACCAAAACGTATTACTGAAGGAATGGATGTACTCGTTAGAAAGGCCGGTGTTAAAAAAATTCGCTTCCACGACCTCGGTCATACACACGCTTCATTTTTACTGAAAATAGGTATCAACCCTAAAGTAGCTGCCGAACGATTAGGAATGACTCCTGCAATGTTTAAAGAACGGTATTCGCATCTGCTGCCGACAATGCAGGATGAAGCAGTCGATCGAATCGAAGCTGAGCTCAATAAATTTGCCGGAACAAGCAATTAA
- a CDS encoding YitT family protein codes for MKKRLYDMLMLIIGGFLFALAVNVFVIPNDFGEGGVTGISIILYYLLGWSPAVVSIVLNGILLLVGYKLLDKTTTVYTIIAVGFNALFLHLTEHWRIASSEPVINAIFAGLLAGVGIGLIIRVGGTTAGTTILARLATKYWDWNVSYALLFFDLIVAAISVFVIGVEKVMFTVVLLYIGTKAMEFIIEGLNPKKAVTIISSHHDRIAVRVMELLDRGVTVLRGYGYYTGQPKDVLYIVISKQEIAMLKKIVRAEDKNAFVSIHDVRDVFGEGFIDISK; via the coding sequence ATGAAAAAAAGACTATACGATATGCTGATGCTGATCATCGGCGGATTTTTGTTCGCGCTGGCTGTGAATGTATTCGTCATCCCGAATGATTTTGGGGAGGGCGGAGTGACCGGGATCTCGATTATCCTTTACTATTTGCTGGGCTGGTCACCTGCGGTGGTTAGCATCGTGTTGAATGGGATCTTGCTGCTGGTCGGTTACAAGCTGCTGGATAAAACAACTACCGTGTACACGATCATTGCGGTGGGCTTTAATGCGCTGTTTCTCCATTTGACGGAGCATTGGCGGATAGCTTCAAGTGAGCCGGTTATTAACGCTATTTTTGCGGGCCTGCTGGCAGGTGTCGGGATCGGGCTGATCATCCGGGTAGGCGGTACGACGGCCGGCACGACGATTTTGGCGCGGCTGGCGACGAAGTATTGGGACTGGAATGTGAGCTATGCGTTGCTGTTTTTTGACCTGATTGTGGCGGCAATTTCAGTATTTGTTATTGGTGTGGAAAAGGTGATGTTCACCGTGGTCCTTTTGTACATCGGAACGAAAGCTATGGAATTTATTATTGAGGGCTTGAATCCGAAAAAAGCGGTCACAATTATATCCAGCCATCATGACCGGATTGCCGTTCGGGTGATGGAATTGCTGGATCGGGGAGTGACCGTACTGAGGGGATATGGCTATTATACAGGCCAGCCCAAGGATGTGCTGTATATCGTCATCAGCAAGCAGGAAATCGCCATGCTGAAAAAAATTGTCCGCGCCGAGGACAAGAATGCCTTCGTCAGTATTCATGACGTGCGGGATGTGTTCGGGGAAGGCTTTATTGATATTTCTAAATAG
- a CDS encoding TetR/AcrR family transcriptional regulator — protein sequence MTTAKRKAMLEAGKSLFLSQGIMQTSMEEIAEAVPVSKMTVYNHFQSKEGLLDQVVDLMIAESWAQLQELLDEAKDPLEAFTRLYQEQERFSPAVSEPFVSDLTKFPEQMDKMLSFHQQKVLPELQLLIFKGQQKGQIRKDISPHILVAFLSFIKEYSARVPWYEGLGSPNAVGEQMMRILYYGFLEPDSRSSAASAAEPELTGTADDPDRDDRKEASAVKSPDDKLRSMEACEAEE from the coding sequence ATGACCACTGCGAAACGAAAAGCGATGCTGGAGGCCGGCAAGTCTCTATTTCTATCCCAAGGCATCATGCAGACAAGCATGGAGGAGATTGCTGAAGCTGTACCGGTGTCGAAGATGACGGTATATAATCATTTTCAGAGTAAAGAAGGCCTCCTGGATCAGGTTGTGGATTTAATGATAGCAGAGTCCTGGGCTCAGCTTCAGGAGCTGCTGGATGAGGCGAAGGACCCTCTGGAAGCATTTACGAGGCTGTATCAAGAGCAGGAACGCTTCTCTCCGGCCGTCAGTGAGCCATTCGTATCGGATCTGACAAAATTTCCGGAGCAGATGGACAAAATGCTGTCTTTTCATCAACAAAAGGTGCTTCCTGAGCTGCAGCTTCTGATTTTTAAAGGTCAGCAAAAAGGGCAGATCCGTAAGGATATTTCTCCCCATATTCTCGTGGCCTTTCTTAGCTTCATCAAAGAATACTCTGCACGAGTACCCTGGTATGAAGGATTGGGAAGCCCTAATGCTGTGGGGGAGCAAATGATGCGCATTCTTTATTACGGCTTTCTTGAGCCGGACTCCCGGAGTTCTGCAGCTTCTGCTGCTGAACCGGAGCTTACCGGTACCGCTGATGATCCCGATAGGGATGACAGAAAAGAGGCTTCTGCGGTAAAGTCTCCGGATGATAAATTACGATCTATGGAAGCTTGTGAAGCTGAAGAATGA
- a CDS encoding tyrosine-type recombinase/integrase gives MSRLRIIEPEESACPHWREVLSEFQRHKQLDGISEQTAHDYDRTVNLLFKRYPNAWDSMEALKEAVFTHMSDDIKPATFNSRLTYLRAFFKYCVGQGYISANPLANLKKRKIENRAVAVETDVLKSLLDAPDQKTFAGLRDYTLILLTLDTGIRPSEALSLLPQDFNYSAQEIYVPSKVAKSRIARTLPICDITIKSIRKLISVRAEEWADDVPIFCTYEGRKLNRHTWGDRLELYGKQIGKHIRPYDLRHVFALEFLRNGANAFATQRALGHATMDMTRRYIALVNDDLKAQHSKASPVQKLTAKTKRRGAIT, from the coding sequence TTGTCCAGATTACGGATTATAGAACCGGAAGAATCCGCCTGTCCGCATTGGCGCGAGGTCCTATCGGAGTTCCAGCGCCATAAGCAGTTAGACGGAATCAGCGAACAGACGGCGCACGATTACGATCGAACCGTCAATTTACTATTCAAGCGGTATCCTAACGCCTGGGATTCGATGGAGGCGCTTAAGGAAGCTGTATTTACGCATATGTCCGATGATATTAAGCCGGCCACGTTTAACAGCCGTTTAACCTATCTTCGCGCATTCTTTAAATACTGCGTAGGACAAGGGTATATCTCCGCAAATCCACTCGCCAATCTAAAGAAACGCAAGATAGAGAATCGGGCGGTAGCAGTCGAAACAGACGTTTTAAAGTCGCTGCTGGACGCGCCAGACCAGAAGACATTCGCAGGCTTGCGAGATTACACGTTAATCCTTTTGACGCTGGACACCGGCATACGGCCGTCGGAGGCATTGTCCTTGTTGCCGCAAGACTTCAATTATTCCGCGCAAGAAATCTACGTTCCGTCAAAGGTAGCGAAGAGTAGAATCGCGCGTACTTTACCTATTTGCGACATCACAATCAAATCTATTCGCAAACTTATATCGGTCAGAGCGGAAGAATGGGCGGATGATGTTCCGATATTCTGTACGTATGAAGGACGGAAATTAAATCGCCATACCTGGGGCGACCGCTTGGAGTTATACGGTAAACAAATCGGAAAGCATATCCGTCCGTATGATCTGCGTCATGTATTTGCGCTAGAGTTCTTACGGAATGGCGCGAATGCCTTTGCGACACAGCGAGCGCTCGGCCATGCGACTATGGATATGACAAGGCGGTATATTGCGCTCGTTAACGACGATCTCAAAGCGCAGCATTCGAAGGCGAGTCCGGTACAGAAGCTGACCGCTAAAACTAAGCGGAGAGGTGCGATAACATGA
- the carB gene encoding carbamoyl-phosphate synthase large subunit: MPKNEQLKKILVIGSGPIVIGQAAEFDYAGTQACEALKEEGVEVVLINSNPATIMTDTNMADKVYIEPITLDFVTQIIRQERPDGLLPTLGGQTGLNMAVELARAGILEQENVKLLGTQLNSIEKAEDRDLFRALMHELEQPVPESTIVTTLQEALDFADEIGYPLIVRPAYTLGGTGGGICANEEELRETVSSGIRYSPINQCLVEKSIAGMKEVEYEVMRDANDNCIVVCNMENFDPVGVHTGDSIVVAPSQTLSDREYQMLRSASLKIIRALNIEGGCNVQFALDPNSYQYYVIEVNPRVSRSSALASKATGYPIAKMAAKIAMGYTLDELVNPVTGQTYACFEPTLDYIVSKIPRWPFDKFTSANRKLGTQMKATGEVMAIGRTFEESMHKAVRSLEIGVHRIHLKEAASLSEEVLQQRLIKPDDERMFLVAEAFRRGYGLQQIQDLTHIDWWFLDKLEGIIKYEEHIRSEASLTYETLYEAKRMGFTDRAIAELRTEGGASSHTTEESIRFLRHEHGLRPVYKMVDTCAAEFEASTPYYYSTYETENEVIGSAKEKIVVLGSGPIRIGQGIEFDYSTVHAVWAIQKAGYEAVIINNNPETVSTDFSTSDRLYFEPLFFEDVMNVIEQEKPIGVIVQFGGQTAINLAAPLAKAGVNILGTSLASIDEAENRKKFEALLSRLNIAQPQGSTVTSVDEAVGTAQSLGYPVLVRPSYVLGGRAMEIVYSDSELLGYMEQAVKINPEHPVLIDRYMLGKEVEVDAICDGETVLIPGIMEHVERAGVHSGDSIAVYPPQYLSQQLKDKITEITIKIAKELQTYGLVNIQFVIYKDEVYVIEVNPRSSRTVPFLSKVTGIPMANLATQAILGSKLKDLGYQEGMWPESEYVSVKVPVFSFAKLRRVEPTLGPEMKSTGEVMGRDVKYAKALYKGLIGAGMKIPSTGAIVATIADKDKAEATELLKGFHKLGYKILATGGTAKALQEAGLDVTTINKLSEGAPNILDMIRTGEANFVFNTLTKGKTPERDGFRIRREAVENGVVCMTSLDTVRELLTMLETINFTSEAMPVLQ; encoded by the coding sequence ATGCCTAAAAACGAACAACTCAAAAAAATTCTGGTTATCGGCTCTGGCCCGATCGTTATCGGTCAGGCTGCAGAATTTGACTATGCCGGTACCCAGGCTTGCGAGGCCTTGAAGGAAGAAGGCGTCGAGGTTGTCCTGATTAACAGCAACCCGGCCACCATCATGACCGATACCAATATGGCTGACAAAGTATACATTGAGCCCATTACGCTGGATTTTGTAACACAGATTATCCGCCAGGAGCGTCCGGATGGACTGCTTCCGACGCTTGGCGGCCAGACGGGCCTGAACATGGCGGTAGAGCTTGCTCGTGCCGGCATTCTGGAGCAGGAGAACGTGAAGCTGCTCGGAACCCAGCTGAACTCTATTGAGAAGGCGGAGGACCGTGATCTGTTCCGTGCACTTATGCATGAGCTGGAGCAGCCGGTTCCAGAGAGCACGATCGTAACTACTCTGCAGGAAGCGCTGGATTTCGCCGATGAAATCGGCTACCCGCTGATTGTGCGTCCGGCATACACCCTGGGCGGCACCGGCGGCGGTATTTGTGCGAATGAGGAGGAGCTGCGTGAGACTGTATCCTCCGGCATCCGCTACAGCCCGATCAACCAGTGTCTCGTCGAGAAGAGCATCGCCGGCATGAAAGAAGTAGAGTACGAGGTTATGCGGGACGCGAACGATAACTGTATCGTCGTTTGTAACATGGAGAACTTTGACCCTGTAGGCGTACACACCGGGGACAGTATCGTTGTGGCACCGAGCCAGACGCTGTCCGACCGTGAATACCAGATGCTGAGATCGGCATCCCTGAAAATTATTCGTGCCCTCAATATTGAAGGCGGATGTAATGTGCAGTTTGCGCTGGATCCAAACAGCTATCAATACTATGTTATCGAGGTAAATCCGCGGGTAAGCCGCTCTTCTGCGCTTGCATCCAAGGCAACAGGCTACCCGATTGCCAAAATGGCAGCGAAGATTGCGATGGGCTACACGCTGGATGAGCTTGTCAATCCGGTTACAGGCCAAACCTACGCTTGCTTTGAGCCAACCCTGGATTACATCGTCAGCAAAATTCCACGCTGGCCGTTCGACAAGTTCACTTCGGCCAACCGTAAGCTGGGCACGCAAATGAAGGCCACCGGCGAGGTTATGGCGATTGGCCGGACGTTTGAAGAGTCGATGCACAAAGCGGTTCGTTCCCTTGAAATCGGCGTGCACCGCATTCATCTGAAGGAGGCTGCTTCTCTGAGCGAGGAAGTTCTGCAGCAGCGCCTGATCAAGCCGGATGATGAGCGGATGTTCCTGGTTGCCGAGGCGTTCCGCCGCGGCTACGGACTGCAGCAAATTCAGGACCTTACCCATATCGACTGGTGGTTCCTTGACAAGCTGGAGGGCATTATCAAGTATGAGGAGCACATCCGCAGCGAAGCATCGCTGACTTATGAAACACTGTACGAAGCCAAGCGCATGGGCTTTACCGACCGCGCAATCGCCGAGCTTCGCACAGAAGGCGGGGCGTCCTCCCACACAACGGAAGAGTCCATTCGCTTCCTGCGTCATGAGCACGGACTTCGTCCGGTATACAAAATGGTAGACACCTGTGCGGCCGAGTTTGAAGCGTCCACGCCGTACTACTACTCTACGTATGAAACCGAAAATGAAGTGATCGGCTCTGCCAAAGAGAAGATTGTCGTGCTGGGATCAGGACCGATCCGTATCGGACAGGGCATCGAGTTCGACTACTCGACCGTCCATGCCGTATGGGCTATTCAAAAAGCCGGCTATGAAGCGGTGATTATTAACAACAACCCGGAGACCGTATCGACGGACTTCAGTACATCTGACAGACTGTACTTTGAGCCGCTGTTCTTCGAGGATGTCATGAATGTGATCGAGCAGGAGAAGCCAATCGGCGTTATTGTCCAGTTCGGGGGTCAAACGGCGATCAACCTGGCTGCGCCGCTCGCAAAAGCAGGCGTTAACATTCTGGGTACGAGTCTTGCCAGCATTGATGAGGCGGAGAACCGCAAGAAGTTCGAAGCGCTGCTCTCCCGTCTGAACATTGCACAGCCGCAGGGCAGCACCGTGACCTCGGTGGATGAAGCGGTAGGCACTGCGCAGTCGCTGGGCTATCCGGTACTGGTAAGACCGTCCTACGTTCTTGGCGGACGCGCGATGGAAATCGTCTACTCCGACAGCGAGCTGCTGGGATATATGGAGCAGGCTGTGAAGATTAATCCGGAGCATCCGGTATTGATTGACCGCTACATGCTGGGCAAAGAAGTGGAAGTGGATGCGATCTGTGACGGAGAGACCGTTCTGATTCCGGGTATCATGGAGCATGTGGAACGGGCAGGGGTTCACTCCGGCGACTCCATCGCTGTATACCCGCCGCAGTATCTGAGCCAGCAGCTGAAGGACAAGATTACGGAGATTACGATCAAGATTGCGAAGGAACTGCAAACCTACGGACTCGTCAACATCCAGTTTGTCATCTACAAGGATGAGGTGTACGTGATTGAGGTAAATCCTCGTTCTTCCCGGACGGTTCCATTCCTGAGCAAGGTGACGGGAATCCCGATGGCGAATCTCGCAACCCAGGCGATTCTGGGAAGCAAGCTGAAGGATCTGGGCTATCAGGAAGGCATGTGGCCAGAGAGCGAGTATGTATCGGTAAAGGTACCGGTATTCTCCTTCGCGAAGCTGCGCCGTGTTGAGCCAACCCTGGGTCCGGAAATGAAATCCACGGGTGAGGTTATGGGCCGTGACGTGAAATATGCCAAAGCACTTTACAAAGGTCTGATCGGTGCAGGCATGAAGATTCCTTCCACAGGAGCCATTGTAGCGACGATTGCCGACAAGGATAAAGCGGAGGCGACTGAACTGCTGAAGGGCTTCCACAAGCTGGGCTACAAAATTCTCGCGACAGGCGGTACTGCGAAGGCGCTGCAGGAAGCAGGGCTGGATGTAACGACGATCAACAAGCTGTCTGAGGGTGCCCCGAACATTTTGGATATGATCCGAACGGGTGAAGCGAACTTTGTCTTCAACACCTTGACCAAAGGCAAGACTCCGGAGCGTGACGGATTCCGAATCCGCCGTGAAGCGGTTGAGAACGGAGTCGTATGCATGACCTCTCTGGATACTGTACGTGAGCTGCTGACGATGCTGGAGACAATTAACTTCACTTCGGAAGCGATGCCGGTTCTACAGTAA
- the pyrF gene encoding orotidine-5'-phosphate decarboxylase gives MNTGYESMAGRLMVALDYPDASQASDLIRQLEGIPCYMKVGMQLFYAAGPDFVRALKARGYRVFLDVKMHDIPNTVKGGSHSVTRLGVDMFNVHAAGGVQMMEAAKDGAEAAVAETPGLVMPSIIAVTQLTSTSQQMMNEEIGVSGTVEDAVVRYAQMAQQAGLHGVVASSLEVTAIAAACGPQFQTVTPGIRPAGSGIGDQSRVLTPGQAIARGSHYLVVGRPITAAQNPREAAEQIIEEMMLT, from the coding sequence ATGAATACCGGTTATGAATCCATGGCGGGCCGCCTGATGGTGGCCCTGGATTATCCGGATGCTTCCCAAGCATCTGATTTGATCCGTCAGCTGGAAGGCATCCCGTGCTATATGAAGGTAGGTATGCAGCTTTTTTATGCGGCGGGACCTGATTTTGTCCGGGCGTTGAAAGCTAGGGGTTACCGTGTTTTTCTGGACGTGAAGATGCATGATATTCCCAACACTGTAAAGGGCGGCTCGCATAGCGTAACGCGTCTGGGTGTGGACATGTTTAATGTGCACGCAGCCGGGGGCGTGCAGATGATGGAAGCAGCCAAGGACGGGGCCGAAGCAGCCGTTGCGGAAACCCCGGGCCTTGTCATGCCCTCCATCATAGCGGTCACTCAGCTCACCAGCACGAGTCAGCAGATGATGAATGAGGAGATTGGCGTTTCCGGAACTGTAGAGGATGCGGTTGTTCGTTATGCTCAAATGGCGCAGCAGGCAGGCCTTCACGGTGTGGTAGCTTCTTCTCTCGAAGTGACAGCTATTGCAGCGGCGTGCGGTCCGCAGTTTCAGACCGTGACCCCAGGTATCCGTCCTGCCGGCAGCGGTATTGGCGATCAGTCCCGCGTGCTTACCCCTGGACAAGCGATTGCCCGCGGCAGCCATTATCTGGTGGTGGGACGTCCGATTACAGCTGCACAGAATCCGAGGGAAGCTGCAGAGCAAATTATAGAGGAGATGATGTTGACATGA
- a CDS encoding ABC transporter permease subunit, with amino-acid sequence MSWNIVSHELRQNRRAFFTCLGVTVVFILLLLAKADAFVDNPEMERLLGSMPPGLVQAFGLDVESFRTLQGYLATQVFPYFIVILSSFAAAWAAGSIAKEKDRGTGEYLFTLPYRRSGIFWSKAAAHWIYMSLVYIAGSGVLLALLYSKASGELSWDQVLLLLWSGYLLVLCFMGIGYMLTSWFASDRTAVGIACGVAVLAFFLDMLSGSSEWMELIALLSPYQLVDATDIVSGGGLGAAGWLVPLGLYAAGLVVGVALLQRKDIP; translated from the coding sequence GTGAGCTGGAACATTGTTTCTCATGAGCTGCGGCAGAATCGACGTGCTTTTTTTACGTGTCTTGGGGTAACGGTCGTCTTCATTCTGCTGCTGCTGGCTAAGGCAGATGCATTCGTGGATAATCCCGAAATGGAGCGACTGCTGGGAAGCATGCCGCCGGGATTGGTTCAGGCCTTTGGTCTGGATGTCGAAAGCTTCCGCACGCTGCAGGGGTATTTGGCGACACAGGTGTTTCCATATTTCATCGTGATTTTATCTTCATTTGCTGCTGCCTGGGCTGCGGGGAGCATTGCCAAGGAGAAGGATCGCGGCACAGGTGAATACCTGTTCACGCTTCCATACCGTCGTTCGGGTATATTCTGGTCCAAAGCGGCAGCGCACTGGATTTATATGAGCCTGGTGTATATTGCAGGCAGCGGCGTTTTGCTGGCGCTTCTTTACAGCAAGGCATCGGGGGAGCTTTCATGGGACCAAGTGCTTTTGCTGCTGTGGTCGGGCTACTTGCTCGTGCTGTGCTTTATGGGGATTGGGTATATGCTGACCTCGTGGTTTGCTTCCGATCGGACGGCTGTGGGGATTGCGTGCGGGGTGGCTGTACTGGCTTTTTTCCTGGATATGCTGTCCGGGAGTAGCGAATGGATGGAGCTGATCGCACTGCTCTCTCCGTATCAGCTGGTGGATGCAACAGATATCGTCAGCGGCGGGGGACTGGGCGCGGCAGGGTGGCTGGTGCCGTTAGGCCTGTATGCTGCCGGGCTGGTCGTGGGTGTTGCGCTGCTGCAGAGAAAGGATATTCCGTAG
- the pyrE gene encoding orotate phosphoribosyltransferase has product MNTLNGVPQQIASYLLEIEAVALRPHQPFTWTSGIQSPIYCDNRLTMSHPQVRDFIAESFAAIIREQFPDTDVIAGTATAGIPHAAWVAQKLNLPMAYIRDKAKGHGKENLIEGQIKPGQKAIVIEDLISTGGSSIKAAKAVEEAGAQVQSVLAIFSYQLDKAEKAFEEAGVPLQSLSNYTALTEVALEKGVIQKEDLELLQSFRANPAAYGQKQ; this is encoded by the coding sequence ATGAATACCTTGAACGGAGTACCTCAGCAAATCGCATCGTATTTGCTGGAGATCGAAGCTGTCGCCCTGCGTCCGCATCAGCCCTTCACCTGGACATCCGGCATTCAATCTCCGATTTATTGCGATAACCGGCTGACCATGTCTCATCCACAAGTTCGGGACTTTATAGCGGAGAGCTTTGCGGCGATCATTCGGGAGCAGTTCCCGGACACGGACGTCATTGCAGGCACGGCAACAGCTGGCATCCCTCATGCTGCCTGGGTTGCCCAGAAGCTGAATCTGCCTATGGCCTATATCCGCGATAAGGCCAAGGGCCATGGCAAGGAGAATCTGATCGAAGGACAGATCAAGCCGGGTCAGAAGGCCATCGTAATTGAGGATCTAATCTCCACCGGGGGAAGCTCTATTAAAGCGGCGAAGGCTGTAGAGGAGGCCGGTGCACAGGTTCAAAGCGTCCTGGCGATTTTCAGCTATCAGCTGGACAAGGCCGAGAAGGCGTTTGAGGAAGCGGGTGTGCCGCTGCAAAGTCTTTCTAACTACACGGCGTTGACCGAAGTAGCTCTCGAAAAGGGTGTAATTCAGAAGGAAGATCTGGAGCTGCTGCAATCCTTTAGAGCCAATCCGGCTGCCTACGGCCAGAAGCAGTAG
- a CDS encoding manganese catalase family protein encodes MFFHIKELQYHAKPDCPDPVFARRLQEVLGGQFGEITVAMQYLFQGWNVRGDGKYKDLLMDTATEELAHVEMLATMIARLLENAPMETLEQAMGDPVVAAIIGGSNPQHAIVTGLGAAPSDSNGYPWNGKYIAASGNLLADFRMNLTAESQGRLQVSRLYQMTNDRGVRDMLSWLLARDTMHQNQWIAAIRELEEKEGVIVPSTFPKECEIQAVSHVLYNFSRGDASACGPWAQGTAPDGGTFQYVAHPEPLAPAPQLPPAPPYVFDTPPHVLRDQNPGPHQPPMA; translated from the coding sequence TTGTTCTTTCATATTAAAGAGCTGCAATATCATGCTAAGCCAGACTGCCCGGATCCGGTATTTGCGAGAAGGCTGCAGGAGGTATTGGGAGGTCAATTTGGAGAAATCACGGTGGCGATGCAGTATTTATTTCAGGGCTGGAACGTGCGTGGGGACGGCAAGTATAAGGATTTGCTGATGGATACCGCGACGGAAGAGCTGGCTCATGTTGAGATGCTTGCTACCATGATCGCCCGGCTGCTGGAGAATGCACCCATGGAAACGCTGGAGCAGGCGATGGGAGATCCGGTGGTGGCTGCCATTATCGGGGGGAGTAATCCACAGCATGCGATCGTTACGGGTCTGGGTGCGGCGCCGTCTGACAGCAACGGTTACCCCTGGAATGGTAAATACATTGCCGCGAGCGGGAATTTGTTAGCTGATTTCCGCATGAATCTAACGGCCGAGTCCCAGGGGCGTCTTCAGGTATCCCGATTGTACCAGATGACGAATGACCGTGGCGTGCGTGATATGCTGTCTTGGCTTCTGGCGAGAGACACCATGCATCAGAATCAGTGGATTGCTGCAATTCGGGAGCTGGAGGAGAAGGAAGGGGTAATTGTTCCGTCTACCTTCCCGAAGGAATGCGAGATTCAAGCGGTGTCCCATGTGCTGTATAACTTCTCCCGGGGAGACGCCAGCGCCTGCGGGCCATGGGCTCAGGGTACGGCACCGGATGGAGGAACATTCCAATACGTTGCACATCCGGAGCCGCTTGCGCCTGCACCACAGCTTCCACCAGCACCGCCATATGTTTTTGATACGCCTCCTCACGTGTTGAGGGATCAGAATCCGGGACCCCATCAGCCCCCAATGGCTTAG